One segment of Neobacillus endophyticus DNA contains the following:
- a CDS encoding transporter substrate-binding domain-containing protein produces the protein MKKTYGWSLLLLFTLFLINGCSHSSNSSEDTATSEPIKSIQAKNIQQIIVGTSGTFPKVTYFNENQKLTGYDIELVKEIDKRLPNYQFTFQTMDFSNLLLSLSTNKIDFVTNEMEKNKERSQKYLFNKEPYAFWKTYIIVAKTNQQPIRSLDDLKGKKVLTSATSAEANLLETYNKEHHNAIQIVYTNGASNDTVSQITSGRVDATLGADFSLSLIDPQGKLKIVGDSLASNGVYFVFRKNDPKEQQLADQIDQALSQIKKDGTLSKLSVKWLGQDYTTNLKAQ, from the coding sequence ATGAAAAAAACGTATGGATGGAGTCTTCTTTTACTATTTACATTGTTTTTAATTAACGGTTGCAGCCATTCTTCCAACAGTTCGGAAGATACAGCCACATCCGAGCCAATCAAGTCGATTCAAGCAAAAAACATTCAGCAGATCATCGTGGGAACAAGCGGCACTTTTCCAAAGGTTACCTATTTCAACGAAAATCAAAAACTGACTGGCTATGATATCGAATTAGTGAAAGAGATTGACAAACGGTTACCAAACTATCAATTTACCTTTCAAACAATGGATTTTTCCAATCTGCTTCTTAGCTTAAGCACGAATAAAATTGATTTTGTAACGAATGAAATGGAAAAAAACAAGGAACGTTCACAAAAATATTTGTTTAATAAGGAACCGTATGCCTTTTGGAAAACTTATATCATCGTTGCTAAAACCAATCAACAGCCCATCCGATCGCTAGATGATTTGAAAGGCAAAAAAGTCCTTACATCAGCCACATCTGCTGAAGCAAATTTACTGGAAACCTATAACAAAGAACATCATAATGCGATTCAGATTGTTTACACAAACGGGGCCTCTAATGATACGGTAAGTCAAATTACTTCAGGCCGTGTAGACGCCACCCTTGGCGCCGATTTTTCACTTTCGTTAATTGATCCTCAAGGAAAATTGAAAATTGTTGGGGATTCGCTTGCAAGTAATGGTGTCTATTTTGTCTTTCGTAAAAATGATCCAAAGGAACAGCAGCTGGCAGATCAAATCGATCAAGCGTTGAGTCAAATTAAAAAAGACGGAACGCTATCAAAACTAAGCGTGAAATGGTTAGGTCAGGATTACACCACTAACTTGAAAGCACAATAA
- a CDS encoding LLM class flavin-dependent oxidoreductase, producing MRLSILDQSVMGEQETATDALNNTVTLAQKAEELGYHRFWVSEHHNAENLAGSAPEILISHLLAKTSSIRLGSGGVMLQHYSPYKVAETFNLLASLAPGRVDLGVGKAPGGLPLSTKALQEGGGAPKELWEKLIDLKKFIRNTLEPHEPFFGLKAEPVPREPAELFLLGASASSAKLAGDLGYSFVFAQFINNQHVILEEAFEVFSQVQKRKKSENLSFILALSVIVADSDEEARQLIENFKIYKVHLDSGRSFTVASAEQAELFAKQAKENVRIEIQEANIIAGSKKTVREQLIQIQTIYDLDEMIILSPIPKFQDRLKSFVLLSEAMAEMSLSNESF from the coding sequence ATGCGGTTAAGCATCTTGGATCAAAGTGTGATGGGAGAGCAAGAAACAGCAACTGATGCTTTGAACAATACGGTGACATTGGCTCAAAAAGCTGAAGAACTTGGCTATCATCGCTTTTGGGTTTCCGAGCACCATAATGCTGAGAATCTTGCTGGTTCTGCTCCGGAAATTTTAATCTCCCATCTGCTGGCAAAAACATCTTCCATTAGATTAGGTTCAGGTGGAGTGATGCTTCAGCATTACAGCCCATATAAGGTGGCGGAAACCTTTAATTTGCTTGCTTCTTTAGCTCCAGGAAGAGTGGATCTTGGAGTAGGTAAAGCTCCGGGCGGCCTCCCGTTATCAACAAAGGCACTACAAGAAGGAGGGGGAGCGCCCAAAGAATTATGGGAGAAATTAATTGATCTTAAAAAGTTTATAAGGAACACACTGGAGCCTCATGAGCCTTTTTTCGGACTGAAGGCTGAACCAGTCCCGAGAGAACCGGCTGAACTATTCTTACTTGGGGCAAGTGCCTCAAGCGCCAAACTGGCTGGTGATTTAGGATACTCCTTTGTTTTTGCTCAATTCATCAATAACCAACATGTTATTTTAGAGGAGGCATTTGAAGTATTCAGTCAGGTGCAAAAACGCAAAAAGTCAGAAAATCTCTCATTTATTCTTGCCCTATCTGTTATTGTCGCCGATTCAGATGAAGAGGCGAGACAACTCATAGAAAATTTCAAAATTTACAAGGTGCATTTAGACAGCGGCAGGAGTTTTACCGTTGCGAGCGCAGAACAAGCGGAATTGTTTGCCAAACAAGCCAAGGAAAACGTTCGGATTGAAATACAGGAGGCCAATATCATCGCTGGCTCAAAAAAAACAGTTAGAGAACAATTGATCCAAATTCAAACCATCTATGATTTGGATGAAATGATCATTCTATCACCGATCCCAAAATTCCAAGACCGTCTTAAGTCGTTTGTGCTATTAAGTGAAGCCATGGCGGAAATGTCACTATCAAATGAATCATTTTAG
- the ssuE gene encoding NADPH-dependent FMN reductase: protein MSKITIVSGSPSEQTRLNGVLDYVFQYVQQPGNTAEVIQVRSLPAEDLIHANFASPSILAANQKVEDSEVLVILTPVYKASYTGVLKTYLDLLPQNSLEHKRILPIAVGGSFGHLLMIDYALKPVLAALGATHILKGAYIVDSQIKKLENNKYELVHEAKQRLEQSLQSLTNVITTTV, encoded by the coding sequence ATGAGTAAAATAACAATTGTTTCTGGAAGTCCTTCTGAGCAAACAAGATTAAATGGGGTGCTAGACTATGTGTTCCAATACGTTCAACAGCCCGGTAACACTGCTGAGGTGATACAAGTCCGCTCGCTGCCGGCAGAGGATTTGATTCATGCGAATTTCGCTAGTCCTTCAATTTTAGCTGCCAATCAAAAGGTTGAGGATTCCGAGGTACTTGTCATTTTAACACCGGTTTATAAAGCATCTTATACTGGGGTTTTAAAAACCTATTTGGACCTACTTCCGCAAAATAGCCTCGAACACAAACGGATTCTTCCCATTGCAGTCGGTGGCAGCTTTGGTCATTTATTAATGATTGATTATGCCCTAAAACCAGTGCTTGCAGCTCTTGGCGCCACCCATATTTTAAAGGGAGCTTATATCGTAGACAGCCAAATCAAAAAACTGGAAAACAACAAATACGAACTGGTTCATGAAGCAAAGCAGCGCTTGGAACAATCGCTCCAATCTCTTACAAACGTAATCACCACAACTGTTTAA
- a CDS encoding ribose-phosphate diphosphokinase, giving the protein MSYQLNKCFKMFALDASVGLATEMARLLGCELGKSSIKRFSDGEIQISIEESVRGSEVFLIQSTSVPTNEHIMELLIMIDAMKRASAKQINVVMPYYSYARQDRKARSREPITAKLIANLLEKAGATRVVTMDLHAPQAQGFFDIPVDHLSGIPILSEYYEKKALEDVVIVAPHNGGVARARKMAGLLNAPIALIDRRRPEHDESEIMNIVGNIQGKNAIIIDDLIDTAGTITSGANALAKEGAKAVYACCTHPVLSGPAIERIQSSAIKELVITNTIEMPEEKMLEKITTLSVAPLLAEAINRIHTEKAVSPLFE; this is encoded by the coding sequence GTGTCATATCAATTAAATAAGTGTTTTAAAATGTTTGCATTAGATGCCAGTGTCGGGCTGGCTACCGAAATGGCCAGGCTTTTGGGCTGTGAGCTTGGGAAGAGCTCGATCAAAAGATTTAGTGATGGAGAAATTCAAATTTCTATAGAGGAAAGTGTACGTGGCAGTGAGGTATTTTTAATACAATCCACATCTGTGCCGACTAATGAGCATATCATGGAGCTGTTGATCATGATTGATGCCATGAAACGGGCTTCGGCCAAGCAAATTAATGTGGTGATGCCTTACTACAGCTATGCACGCCAAGACCGGAAAGCAAGATCACGTGAGCCGATTACGGCGAAACTGATTGCTAACCTTTTGGAAAAGGCTGGAGCAACCAGAGTGGTGACAATGGACTTACATGCACCACAGGCGCAAGGATTCTTTGATATCCCAGTAGATCATTTATCAGGGATTCCGATTCTCTCTGAATATTATGAGAAAAAAGCGCTGGAGGATGTTGTTATTGTAGCCCCTCATAATGGTGGTGTTGCAAGAGCTAGAAAAATGGCCGGCCTTTTAAATGCACCGATTGCATTAATTGATAGACGCCGTCCAGAGCATGATGAATCTGAAATCATGAATATCGTTGGGAATATTCAAGGGAAAAACGCCATTATCATTGACGATTTAATTGATACAGCTGGAACCATTACTTCAGGTGCAAATGCACTGGCTAAAGAAGGAGCAAAAGCGGTGTATGCATGCTGCACACATCCAGTTTTATCCGGTCCAGCCATTGAAAGAATTCAATCATCTGCGATTAAAGAATTGGTGATCACCAATACGATCGAAATGCCAGAAGAAAAGATGTTGGAAAAAATTACGACATTATCTGTAGCCCCATTGCTTGCAGAGGCGATCAACCGAATTCATACAGAAAAAGCCGTCAGCCCATTGTTTGAATAA
- a CDS encoding glycosyltransferase family 39 protein, whose amino-acid sequence MSFLKNNKLKIGFTLILLLSISISFYCIWNVHRNTSTLTNHFSQQAFQGGNHFPQQNQSHQPTVNNQSAVPNQHGANASGKGNMPFSSANRPMGGGMVNSSGKYGTDFAIYSVGFFALATFLYFLIGRNKIRIAQTNKRIIFWSLLGTGFFLRLAVAPYAGGHMDLSLFENWASTAAKGLSGFYTNGNSDYPPLYIYVLYLVGKIASITGMNNYFNLLIKLPAILADTVTAYLIYKIGTRQLSTEISLMLAIFYLFNPAIIINSTFWGQVDSFFTLLIVLAIYLLQEKKWMGSVVMFTVAVLMKPQGIIFLPVLFFELLKLKSIKKILMAAAAALVTAIIIILPFSLNQDPLWIFSLYSKTLGEYPFASVNAFNFFSLIGANYKQDSATWILFSYHRWGMIFIVLVTAFSWFIYLKGDNSKLTFVAALIQIAGVFTFSSGMHERYLFPAAALSLIAYIYLKDKRLLWLSAGFSVTIFMNTYAIFYGSFNGMQSESYTFTLFLTSLLNVMLFIFMVKIVWDLGVKNKHIEKMAYRNEKGTASYL is encoded by the coding sequence ATGTCTTTTTTAAAAAATAACAAGCTGAAAATAGGTTTTACACTGATTTTATTACTTTCCATTTCGATATCTTTTTATTGTATTTGGAATGTACATAGAAATACCAGTACGTTGACAAATCATTTTTCACAGCAAGCCTTCCAAGGGGGAAATCATTTTCCTCAGCAAAATCAATCCCATCAACCAACTGTAAATAATCAATCAGCTGTCCCCAATCAACATGGTGCTAATGCATCTGGAAAAGGAAATATGCCATTTTCATCGGCAAACAGACCGATGGGTGGCGGTATGGTCAATTCCAGCGGAAAATACGGCACAGATTTTGCCATTTACAGCGTCGGCTTTTTTGCTTTAGCAACTTTCCTGTATTTCTTGATTGGACGAAATAAAATAAGAATAGCGCAAACAAATAAGAGGATCATATTTTGGAGCTTGTTGGGAACAGGATTTTTCCTCAGATTGGCTGTTGCACCTTATGCAGGCGGGCATATGGATCTTAGCCTTTTTGAAAACTGGGCATCCACAGCTGCTAAAGGTCTAAGCGGATTTTATACCAACGGGAACAGTGATTATCCACCGCTTTATATCTATGTGCTGTATTTGGTTGGAAAAATTGCCTCTATTACAGGCATGAACAATTATTTTAATCTGCTCATTAAATTACCTGCCATTTTAGCAGATACTGTGACAGCTTACCTCATTTACAAAATCGGTACCAGGCAACTTTCAACAGAAATTAGTCTTATGTTAGCGATCTTTTATTTGTTTAATCCAGCCATTATTATCAATTCCACTTTTTGGGGCCAGGTAGACTCATTTTTCACATTGTTGATTGTATTGGCCATATATTTGCTTCAAGAAAAAAAATGGATGGGTTCGGTCGTCATGTTTACCGTGGCCGTTCTAATGAAGCCTCAAGGCATTATTTTTCTGCCCGTTTTATTCTTTGAGTTATTAAAGCTAAAAAGCATAAAAAAAATCTTGATGGCAGCTGCAGCGGCATTGGTGACAGCGATCATCATTATATTACCATTTTCATTGAATCAAGACCCTTTATGGATATTTAGTCTGTATTCGAAGACACTTGGGGAGTACCCATTTGCTTCCGTAAATGCTTTCAATTTTTTCAGCTTAATTGGAGCCAATTATAAGCAAGATTCAGCAACATGGATTTTGTTTAGCTACCACAGATGGGGCATGATTTTTATCGTGCTGGTGACCGCTTTTTCATGGTTCATTTATTTAAAAGGTGATAATTCGAAATTAACGTTCGTTGCCGCGTTAATTCAAATTGCCGGGGTATTTACCTTCTCATCAGGTATGCATGAAAGATATTTGTTTCCTGCGGCAGCTCTTTCATTGATTGCCTATATATACCTTAAAGACAAAAGATTGCTCTGGTTATCTGCGGGATTCAGCGTGACCATATTTATGAATACCTATGCGATTTTTTATGGATCTTTCAATGGTATGCAAAGCGAGTCTTATACGTTTACACTTTTTCTTACTTCATTGTTAAACGTGATGTTATTTATTTTTATGGTGAAAATCGTCTGGGATCTAGGGGTTAAAAATAAACATATAGAAAAAATGGCTTACAGAAATGAGAAGGGGACAGCCAGCTATTTGTGA